A DNA window from Penaeus vannamei isolate JL-2024 chromosome 5, ASM4276789v1, whole genome shotgun sequence contains the following coding sequences:
- the LOC138861776 gene encoding beta-casein-like, giving the protein MPLKEKILMPLKEKILMPLKEKILMPLKEKILMPLKEKILMPLKEKILMPLKEKILMPLKEKILMPLKEKILMPLKEKILMPLKEKILMPLKEKILMPLKEKLLMPLKEKILMPLKEKILMPLKEKILMPLKEKILMPLKEKILMPLKEKILMPL; this is encoded by the coding sequence ATGCCACTCAAAGAAAAGATTCTTATGCCACTCAAAGAAAAGATTCTTATGCCACTCAAAGAAAAGATTCTTATGCCACTCAAAGAAAAGATTCTTATGCCGCTCAAAGAAAAGATTCTTATGCCACTCAAAGAAAAGATTCTTATGCCACTCAAAGAAAAGATTCTTATGCCACTCAAAGAAAAGATTCTTATGCCACTCAAAGAAAAGATTCTTATGCCACTCAAAGAAAAGATTCTTATGCCACTCAAAGAAAAGATTCTTATGCCACTCAAAGAAAAGATTCTTATGCCACTCAAAGAAAAGCTTCTTATGCCACTCAAAGAAAAGATTCTTATGCCACTCAAAGAAAAGATTCTTATGCCACTCAAAGAAAAGATTCTTATGCCACTCAAAGAAAAGATTCTTATGCCACTCAAAGAAAAGATTCTTATGCCACTCAAAGAAAAGATTCTTATGCCACTCTAA